The Pseudonocardia sp. HH130630-07 DNA window GCGACGACGGCACCGTGGAGTACTCGTCGTCGTCGGCGGCCACGCCATCGCAGATCCGGGCCCTGCAGCCGGACGGCACCGACGAGCTCCTGGTCTCCCCGCCCGGGGAGCGCCCGCCCGGTTCGCTGCCGGTCCGGGACGTGTGGACCCCCACCCCGGACGGCGACGTGCACGCCTTGGTGACCGAGGCCCCGCGGGACGGCGACCGGCCGGCACCCGCCGTCTTCGTCCTGCACGGCGGGCCGCACGCCGCCGACGAGGACCGGTTCGACGCGGGCCGCGCCACCTGGTCCGACGCCGGGTTCACCGTCGTCGAGATCAACTACCGCGGGTCGACGGGTTACGGCTCGGCCTGGCGGGACGCCATCGAGGGCCGGCCCGGGCTGACCGAGCTGGCCGACGTCGCCGCGGTCGCGGACGCGCTGGTCGCCGACGGCACCGTCGACCCGGCGCGGTGCGCCGTGGACGGCTGGTCCTGGGGCGGCTACCTGGCGCTGCTGGCCGCCGGCACCCAGCCGGAGCGCTGGGCCGCGGTCGTCGCCGGGGTGCCGGTGGCCGACTACGTCGCCGCCTACGCCGACGAGATGGAGCAGCTGCGGGCGTTCGACCGGGCGTTGTTCGGCGGGTCCCCGGCGGACCTGCCGGAGCTCTACCGGGAGGCGTCGCCGCTGACCTACGTCGACGCCGTCCGGGTGCCGGTGCTGGTCCTGGCCGGGGAGAACGACCCGCGCTGCCCGATCCGCCAGATCGACAACTACCTCGACGCGCTCGCCGTGCGGGCCGGCCGCGGGGAGGTGCGCTACGAGGTCAGCCGGTTCGACGCCGGGCACGGCTCGCTCGTCGTCACCGACCAGCTCGACCTCATCGCGACCGAGGTCGACTTCGTACGCCGGGCACTCGCGGGCTGATCCCCCGAACCGGGCCGGGGCTCAGTCCCCCAGCAGGGTGAGCACGTTCTCCGGCGGGCGGCCGAGCACGGCCCGCTCGCCGACGCGGACGAACGGCCGCTCGATCAGCGACGGGTCGGCAGCCAGCGCGTCGAGCACGGTGTCGCGGTCGGCGTCGACGAGACCCTGCGCGCGGAACGCGACCTCGCTCCTCCGGGCGATCGCCCGCGGGTCGTCGGTGCCGAGTGCGGCCAGCGCGGACTCGATCTCGGCCCGGGTCGGCGGATCGTCGAGGTAGCGGCGCACCACCGGTTCCACCCCGTGCCCGGTGAGCAGCGCGAGCGTGGCGCGGCTCTTCGAGCAGCGCGGGTTGT harbors:
- the arsC gene encoding arsenate reductase (glutaredoxin) (This arsenate reductase requires both glutathione and glutaredoxin to convert arsenate to arsenite, after which the efflux transporter formed by ArsA and ArsB can extrude the arsenite from the cell, providing resistance.) codes for the protein MANGTVEIWHNPRCSKSRATLALLTGHGVEPVVRRYLDDPPTRAEIESALAALGTDDPRAIARRSEVAFRAQGLVDADRDTVLDALAADPSLIERPFVRVGERAVLGRPPENVLTLLGD